Proteins co-encoded in one Accipiter gentilis chromosome 33, bAccGen1.1, whole genome shotgun sequence genomic window:
- the TNFRSF13B gene encoding tumor necrosis factor receptor superfamily member 13B: protein MDGTDVEWDAMNNCTDQQYWDTLVCQCIPCSLVCGRPTVRRCAALCASRDCNRRAGFYYDELLKKCINCTTICGQHPRQCAPTCETSALAATPPPPAALVTASPPTAVLEQKVCVEQEPWLVVYLLLGLCLCALICSLLLGWTHLRRKGEVVSCQASAGTCHRREDSAKDRLVEAGRVGDGSTGSRVPEPVETCGFCFPGHGSAVQETKSCHSTSCHIGERAAPSHIGICSMGSAGAIPSPGDGHFKIICSPSQEKTPMA from the exons ATGGATGGGACGGACGTCGAGTGGGATGCCATGAACAACTGCACCGATCAGCAGTACTGGGACACCCTCGTCTGCCAGTGCATCCCCTGCAGCCTCGTCTGCGGCCGGCCCACAGTGAGGAGATGCGCTGCCCTGTGCG CATCCAGGGACTGTAACAGGAGAGCCGGCTTCTACTATGACGAGCTCCTGAAGAAATGCATCAACTGCACCACCATCTGCGGGCAGCATCCGAGGCAATGCGCCCCGACCTGCGAAA CGAGTGCCCTGGCGGCCACCCCCCCTCCGCCAGCCGCCCTGGTCACGGCTTCGCCGCCCACGGCCGTGCTGGAGCAGAAGGTGTGCGTGGAGCAGGAGCCGTGGCTGGTGGTGTAcctgctgctggggctctgcctCTGCGCCCTCATCTGCTCCCTTCTCCTGGGCTGGACCCACCTGCGGAGGAAGGGAGAGGTGGTCTCCTGCCAAGCCAGCGCTGGGACCTGCCACCGCAGGGAGGACTCCGCCAAAG ATCGTCTGGTGGAAGCGGGCAGGGTTGGTGATGGATCCACTGGCAGCAGGGTCCCAGAGCCGGTAGAAACCTGCGGCTTCTGCTTCCCTGGACACGGCTCCGCTGTACAAGAGACCAAATCGTGCCACAGCACCTCCTGTCACATAGGGGAAAGAGCTGCTCCCTCTCACATCGGGATATGCAGCATGGGAAGCGCTGGGGCCATTCCCAGCCCTGGCGATGGCCACTTCAAAATCATATGTTCTCCTTCACAAGAGAAGACGCCCATGGCATGA